Proteins from a single region of Nocardiopsis dassonvillei subsp. dassonvillei DSM 43111:
- the trhA gene encoding PAQR family membrane homeostasis protein TrhA, protein MEECSVSEEQARGTGRTEADRKDHGAPRDGGRKPGSGTPSDASVPERAAAAAEELLEAVKPRLRGWLHLGTAPLALAAGIVLVSLSPTTPAMIASAVYALSAVMLFATSAVYHVGRWSPGAQKVLRRMDHSNIYLIIAGTYTPFVLLVLEGTLRTAMLALIWGGAIAGVGFKMLWLNAPRWLSTALYLAIGWVAVLFIPQLIGGTHPATWILILVGGVLYSVGAVVYGLKWPDPAPRWFGFHEIFHSLTIAAFVCHYVAVSFVVYTTG, encoded by the coding sequence ATGGAGGAGTGCAGCGTGTCGGAGGAACAGGCGCGGGGTACCGGGCGTACGGAGGCCGACCGGAAGGACCACGGGGCCCCGCGCGACGGCGGGCGGAAACCGGGATCCGGCACCCCCTCGGACGCGTCCGTGCCCGAGAGGGCCGCGGCGGCGGCCGAGGAGCTGCTGGAGGCGGTCAAACCGCGGCTGCGCGGCTGGCTGCACCTGGGGACGGCCCCGCTCGCCCTGGCGGCGGGCATCGTCCTGGTGTCCCTCTCCCCCACCACGCCCGCCATGATCGCCAGCGCCGTGTACGCGCTCAGCGCGGTGATGCTCTTCGCCACCTCGGCGGTCTACCATGTGGGGCGCTGGTCGCCGGGCGCGCAGAAGGTGCTGCGCCGCATGGACCACTCCAACATCTACCTGATCATCGCGGGCACCTACACGCCGTTCGTGCTGCTCGTGCTCGAAGGCACACTGCGCACCGCCATGCTGGCGCTGATCTGGGGCGGGGCGATCGCCGGGGTCGGCTTCAAGATGCTGTGGCTCAACGCACCGCGCTGGCTGTCCACCGCGCTGTACCTGGCCATCGGCTGGGTGGCGGTGCTGTTCATCCCCCAGCTGATCGGCGGCACCCACCCGGCGACGTGGATCCTCATCCTGGTGGGCGGGGTGCTCTACAGCGTGGGCGCGGTGGTCTACGGGCTCAAGTGGCCCGACCCGGCGCCGCGCTGGTTCGGCTTCCACGAGATCTTCCACTCGCTGACCATCGCGGCGTTCGTCTGCCACTATGTCGCGGTGTCGTTCGTGGTCTACACCACGGGCTGA
- the ppdK gene encoding pyruvate, phosphate dikinase, whose translation MAKYVYTFTEGNKDLKDLLGGKGANLAEMTNLGLPVPPGFTITTEACRHYLSHGSMPAGLDAEIEANLQELEKAMGRRLGQADDPLLVSVRSGARFSMPGMMETVLNIGLNDESVMGLAARGGDERFAWDSYRRLIQMFGKTVQGIDGELFEDAIEEVKAAKGVTSDLDLDAADLRRLVDRFKEVVRERTGGPFPSDPREQMLLAVRAVFDSWNAPRAVLYRRQERIPADLGTAVNVCSMVFGNLGMDSGTGVAFTRDPATGQPGVYGDYLRNAQGEDVVAGIRNTVPLADLEGIDASSYGELMGIMDTLENHYRDLCDIEFTIERGRLWMLQTRVGKRTAAAAFRIADQLVDQGLITLDEAVQRVTGDQLAQLMFPRFDEEALSGTDVHRLGRGMNASPGAAVGKAVFDSYTAVKWSRSGERVILCRRETNPDDLEGMIAAEGILTSRGGKTSHAAVVARGMGKTCVCGAEELDIDTKNRRMTAPGGEVVEEGDVISIDGTSGEVLLGEVPVVDSPVVRYFEGEIDPASDEADDLVRSVDRLMHYVDAARRMRVRANADTAEDAARARRMGAQGIGLCRTEHMFLGDRRQLVERLILADTAEEQEQALDALLPLQREDFGGILAAMDGLPVTVRLLDPPLHEFLPDITELSVRVAVAEARGESHENDLRVLQAVHKLHEQNPMLGLRGVRLGLVVPGLFTMQVRAIAQAAVDRIAAGGRPRPEIMIPLVGTVQELEIIREDALRVLREVGRENGVELDFPVGTMIELPRAALTAGQIAENAEFFSFGTNDLTQTVWGFSRDDVEASFFSAYLEKGVFGVSPFESLDVDGVGRLVRIAAEEGRAARPGIKLGVCGEHGGDPASVHFFHRVGLDYISCSPFRVPVARLEAGRAAGHTAP comes from the coding sequence GTGGCCAAGTACGTCTACACGTTCACCGAGGGCAACAAGGACCTGAAGGATCTCCTCGGCGGTAAGGGGGCCAACCTCGCCGAGATGACCAACCTCGGCCTGCCCGTTCCCCCCGGGTTCACCATCACCACCGAGGCGTGCCGCCACTACCTCTCCCACGGCAGCATGCCCGCCGGACTCGACGCCGAGATCGAGGCCAACCTCCAGGAGCTGGAGAAGGCCATGGGGCGCCGCCTGGGCCAGGCCGACGACCCGCTCCTGGTGAGCGTGCGCTCGGGCGCCAGGTTCTCCATGCCCGGCATGATGGAGACCGTCCTCAACATCGGCCTCAACGACGAGTCCGTCATGGGCCTGGCCGCCCGGGGCGGTGACGAGCGCTTCGCCTGGGACTCCTACCGGCGTCTGATCCAGATGTTCGGCAAGACCGTGCAGGGCATCGACGGCGAGCTCTTCGAGGACGCCATCGAGGAGGTCAAGGCAGCCAAGGGCGTCACCAGCGACCTGGACCTGGACGCCGCCGACCTGCGCCGGCTCGTGGACCGCTTCAAGGAGGTCGTGCGCGAGCGCACCGGCGGCCCCTTCCCGAGCGACCCCCGCGAGCAGATGCTGCTCGCGGTCCGGGCGGTCTTCGACTCCTGGAACGCCCCCCGCGCCGTCCTCTACCGCCGCCAGGAGCGCATTCCCGCCGACCTCGGTACGGCCGTCAACGTCTGCTCCATGGTCTTCGGCAACCTCGGCATGGACTCGGGCACCGGCGTCGCCTTCACCCGCGACCCCGCCACCGGCCAGCCCGGCGTCTACGGCGACTACCTCCGGAACGCCCAGGGCGAGGACGTGGTGGCCGGGATCCGCAACACCGTCCCCCTCGCCGACCTGGAGGGGATCGACGCCTCCAGCTACGGGGAGCTGATGGGCATCATGGACACTCTGGAGAACCACTACCGCGACCTGTGCGACATCGAGTTCACCATCGAGCGCGGCAGGCTGTGGATGCTCCAGACCCGGGTGGGCAAGCGCACGGCCGCCGCCGCGTTCCGTATCGCCGACCAGCTCGTGGACCAGGGTCTGATCACCCTGGACGAGGCGGTCCAGCGGGTCACCGGCGACCAGCTCGCCCAGCTGATGTTCCCCCGCTTCGACGAGGAGGCCCTCTCCGGGACGGACGTCCACCGCCTCGGCCGCGGCATGAACGCCTCGCCCGGCGCCGCCGTCGGCAAGGCCGTCTTCGACTCCTACACCGCCGTCAAGTGGTCGCGCAGCGGAGAGAGGGTCATCCTGTGCCGCCGCGAGACCAACCCCGACGACCTGGAGGGCATGATCGCCGCCGAGGGCATCCTCACCAGCCGCGGCGGCAAGACCTCGCACGCCGCCGTGGTCGCCCGCGGTATGGGCAAGACCTGCGTGTGCGGCGCGGAGGAGCTCGACATCGACACCAAGAACCGGCGCATGACCGCGCCCGGCGGCGAGGTGGTCGAGGAGGGCGACGTCATCTCCATCGACGGCACCAGCGGGGAGGTCCTCCTCGGCGAGGTCCCCGTGGTGGACTCGCCCGTCGTGCGCTACTTCGAGGGCGAGATCGACCCCGCCTCCGACGAGGCCGACGACCTCGTGCGCTCGGTGGACCGCCTCATGCACTACGTGGACGCCGCCCGCCGCATGCGCGTGCGCGCCAACGCCGACACCGCCGAGGACGCCGCCCGGGCCCGCCGCATGGGCGCGCAGGGGATCGGCCTGTGCCGGACCGAGCACATGTTCCTGGGCGACCGCCGCCAACTCGTGGAGCGGCTCATCCTCGCCGACACCGCGGAGGAGCAGGAGCAGGCCCTCGACGCGCTGCTGCCGCTCCAGCGCGAGGACTTCGGCGGCATCCTGGCGGCGATGGACGGCCTGCCGGTGACCGTGCGCCTGCTGGACCCGCCGCTGCACGAGTTCCTGCCCGACATCACCGAGCTGTCGGTGCGCGTGGCCGTGGCCGAGGCGCGCGGGGAGAGCCACGAGAACGACCTGCGGGTGCTCCAGGCGGTGCACAAGCTGCACGAGCAGAACCCGATGCTGGGCCTGCGCGGCGTGCGCCTGGGCCTGGTCGTGCCGGGGCTGTTCACCATGCAGGTGCGCGCCATCGCCCAGGCCGCCGTCGACCGGATCGCCGCGGGCGGACGCCCCCGCCCCGAGATCATGATCCCGCTGGTGGGCACCGTGCAGGAACTGGAGATCATCCGCGAGGACGCGCTGCGCGTGCTGCGCGAGGTGGGCCGGGAGAACGGCGTCGAACTCGACTTTCCCGTCGGTACGATGATCGAGCTGCCCCGCGCCGCGCTGACCGCCGGGCAGATCGCCGAGAACGCCGAGTTCTTCTCCTTCGGCACCAACGACCTCACCCAGACGGTCTGGGGCTTCTCGCGCGACGACGTGGAGGCCTCCTTCTTCTCCGCCTACCTGGAGAAGGGCGTGTTCGGGGTCTCGCCCTTCGAGTCCCTGGACGTGGACGGCGTGGGCCGCCTCGTGCGCATCGCGGCGGAGGAGGGGCGCGCCGCGCGCCCGGGCATCAAGCTCGGGGTGTGCGGTGAACACGGCGGCGACCCCGCCTCGGTGCACTTCTTCCACCGCGTGGGCCTGGACTACATCTCGTGTTCCCCGTTCCGGGTACCCGTCGCCCGCCTGGAGGCGGGCCGGGCCGCCGGACACACCGCGCCCTGA